In the Flavobacterium sp. J372 genome, one interval contains:
- a CDS encoding IPT/TIG domain-containing protein — MKKQLNILSTIFIYVILFSASISAQTTNASPQCTNPAISSVFPATGPVGTVVTITGSGFQTGAGISSIKFGGVSAASFIVISDTSLKAVVPANANNGSISATTETCTGTGGNFTVTYSNCSISSSGGSEIYISELYDQKTGSGGMVELYNPTNNAIVLTGTYVLQRYGNISDNTPTPGYILNITGTIDPESTFLVAGSLPNPAICIAPPITMIIVLFQGLMTMIRLNC, encoded by the coding sequence ATGAAAAAACAGCTAAATATTTTAAGTACAATATTCATTTATGTGATATTGTTTTCAGCGAGCATATCGGCTCAAACAACAAACGCTTCACCCCAATGCACTAATCCTGCAATTTCATCTGTGTTTCCTGCAACGGGCCCGGTTGGTACAGTTGTAACCATTACCGGCAGCGGATTCCAGACGGGCGCAGGTATAAGCAGTATTAAATTCGGAGGTGTGAGTGCAGCATCATTTATTGTAATTTCAGATACATCTTTAAAAGCAGTAGTGCCTGCAAATGCTAATAACGGAAGCATAAGCGCCACTACTGAAACCTGTACAGGCACGGGCGGTAATTTTACGGTAACATACTCTAACTGCAGCATATCATCTTCCGGAGGGAGTGAAATCTATATATCCGAACTTTATGACCAAAAAACAGGCAGCGGCGGTATGGTAGAGCTATATAACCCTACCAACAATGCTATTGTGCTTACAGGCACTTATGTTTTGCAGCGTTACGGCAATATTTCAGACAATACCCCAACGCCGGGTTATATACTTAACATTACCGGCACAATTGATCCTGAATCTACCTTCCTTGTAGCAGGCTCTTTACCCAACCCCGCCATTTGTATTGCCCCCCCAATAACAATGATAATAGTTTTGTTTCAGGGTTTAATGACAATGATAAGATTGAACTGCTGA
- a CDS encoding choice-of-anchor D domain-containing protein, whose product MFRKRFFLAIAMAGMTIAGAVTTNLFSGFDAATAAVVECTGGGSESFANIPASSSTYSTRTWTGDNGLAWSATDSRTDQTLTGKAIAVRTGTIKNTVPAAGGVGTLSFKYKRVFTGNSTLKVYVNGVQFGGDITVSSETAATFSYPVNVTGNATIEIKNSGNRTIVDDIAWTCYSTPVTGPEIQLANAAGTNADCGSLEIDFGSQATGVYTDAVFTVKNIGTTALNVSSVSLSNNTDFAVISPVGAFSVPASGSAIVLVRFEAATGGLKTSTLTLTSNDDNEGSCTVNLTGVALELCAAPDVTGATVAVDSITASSANVDVLDVLADNYLAVLSLDNTLTAIPVDGTTYTVGDSIGGGVVVYNGNNAAFTLADLAENTDYYLFVYAYNNVDCTQGPIFARELTGEFTTPVAPCIGATETFTNMPANSSAYATRTWTGDNGVAWSATDARTDQTLTGRAIALRTGTLENTTPVTGGIGTLSFNYKRVFTGNSTLKVFVNGVQYGGDITVSSDTATLFSEPIDVPGDVTVEIQNSGNRVIIDDLTWNCYTVSETAEIQLLDANGISKTCGNLTIDFGVVKINTDSLATFTIKNQGQTALDVTALTLSDSINYSIVSPVAPFTVDSLNVQEVVVKFNSAVAGNNPATLTIESSDIDEASCVVNLSAEAQDVCVAPDNAAGAIAVSNETIEGADVTITGITTTGYVIVVSEGGTVTPPVNGTVYEAGDSLGDGTVVYAGPDSAVTIEGLNASATYALFVYAYNNSGCLEGPAYSAGLEDELSTLEGPCGGAETFANMPANASSYATRNWTGDNGVTWTATDARTDQTLNGRAIAVRVGKVENTSVITGGIGTLTFSYARVFTNNSVIKVFVNDMQYGADIVVSSTTPAVYSEPINVAGNATIRIENSGNRSVIDDIAWTCYSDSARPAQTFSAPVKEEGVKLYPNPTDGKFNVALPEGNESAQVEVFNTMGKLVLSKKVNANEPVDMSSAGKGMYMVNVTAAGKTTSKNVVIK is encoded by the coding sequence ATGTTTAGAAAAAGATTCTTTTTAGCCATTGCCATGGCAGGGATGACCATTGCCGGTGCAGTGACCACCAACCTCTTCTCGGGTTTTGATGCTGCAACTGCCGCAGTAGTTGAATGTACGGGCGGGGGCTCTGAAAGCTTTGCCAACATACCGGCAAGTTCAAGCACTTACTCAACACGTACCTGGACGGGCGATAACGGCCTTGCCTGGAGCGCAACAGATTCTCGTACAGACCAGACTTTAACCGGTAAAGCTATTGCTGTAAGAACCGGGACTATTAAAAACACTGTACCTGCTGCAGGAGGCGTGGGCACACTAAGCTTTAAGTACAAAAGGGTATTTACAGGCAACTCTACATTAAAGGTATATGTAAACGGCGTACAATTTGGCGGTGATATCACGGTATCATCAGAAACTGCTGCAACATTTTCTTATCCTGTAAATGTTACAGGAAATGCCACAATCGAAATCAAAAACAGCGGCAACCGCACCATTGTTGATGACATTGCTTGGACGTGCTACTCAACTCCTGTAACAGGCCCTGAAATTCAGCTTGCAAATGCCGCCGGAACAAATGCCGACTGCGGAAGCCTTGAAATTGATTTTGGCTCTCAGGCAACAGGTGTTTATACCGACGCTGTTTTCACTGTAAAAAATATCGGCACAACTGCACTTAATGTATCTTCTGTATCACTTAGCAACAATACAGATTTTGCAGTTATATCTCCGGTAGGTGCATTTTCTGTACCGGCATCGGGTTCTGCTATTGTTCTTGTACGTTTTGAGGCTGCCACCGGCGGCTTAAAGACATCTACACTTACCCTTACAAGCAATGATGATAATGAAGGCTCATGTACTGTAAACCTTACAGGTGTTGCCCTTGAGCTTTGTGCCGCGCCTGATGTTACTGGCGCTACAGTAGCTGTTGATAGTATTACAGCATCATCGGCCAATGTTGATGTGCTTGATGTTTTGGCAGATAACTACCTTGCCGTACTTTCATTAGACAATACTCTTACAGCCATTCCTGTAGACGGAACCACTTATACAGTAGGTGACAGCATAGGCGGAGGTGTGGTAGTTTACAATGGTAACAATGCCGCATTTACACTGGCAGACCTTGCTGAAAACACTGATTATTACCTGTTTGTATATGCATACAACAATGTTGACTGTACACAGGGGCCAATATTCGCGCGTGAGCTTACAGGAGAATTCACTACGCCTGTTGCCCCGTGCATTGGCGCTACTGAAACTTTTACTAACATGCCGGCAAACTCCAGCGCTTATGCCACAAGGACGTGGACAGGTGACAACGGTGTTGCATGGAGCGCTACAGACGCAAGGACAGACCAGACACTTACAGGCAGGGCTATCGCTTTACGCACAGGAACACTTGAAAATACCACCCCTGTAACAGGCGGTATAGGAACGCTTTCATTCAACTACAAGCGTGTGTTTACAGGCAACTCTACACTTAAAGTTTTTGTAAACGGTGTACAATATGGCGGAGACATCACTGTATCTTCAGATACTGCAACGCTTTTCTCTGAGCCTATTGATGTACCTGGAGATGTTACTGTTGAAATACAAAACAGCGGCAACAGGGTGATTATTGACGACCTTACATGGAATTGCTACACAGTATCTGAAACGGCAGAAATTCAATTGCTTGACGCTAACGGAATAAGCAAAACATGCGGCAACCTTACTATTGATTTTGGTGTGGTGAAAATCAACACTGACAGCCTTGCGACATTCACAATCAAAAACCAGGGACAAACAGCGCTAGATGTAACTGCATTAACCCTTAGCGATTCAATAAACTACTCTATAGTTTCTCCTGTAGCGCCGTTTACAGTTGACTCTCTCAATGTTCAGGAAGTTGTTGTAAAATTCAACAGCGCTGTTGCGGGTAATAATCCGGCTACGCTTACAATTGAAAGCTCTGATATTGATGAAGCTTCATGTGTGGTTAACCTGTCTGCTGAAGCTCAGGATGTATGTGTTGCACCTGACAATGCTGCGGGCGCTATAGCTGTTTCTAACGAAACTATTGAAGGTGCAGATGTAACTATAACAGGAATTACTACTACAGGATATGTAATAGTTGTAAGTGAAGGCGGAACCGTTACACCACCTGTAAACGGCACTGTATATGAAGCCGGTGATTCGCTTGGCGATGGTACGGTAGTATATGCAGGCCCTGACAGTGCAGTTACAATTGAAGGGCTTAATGCTTCTGCAACATATGCTCTCTTTGTTTATGCTTACAACAATTCAGGATGCCTTGAAGGCCCTGCTTACAGCGCAGGCCTTGAAGATGAGCTTTCAACGCTTGAAGGCCCATGCGGCGGTGCAGAAACTTTTGCAAATATGCCTGCCAATGCAAGTTCTTATGCTACAAGGAACTGGACAGGAGATAATGGTGTGACATGGACTGCTACAGATGCAAGGACAGACCAGACCTTAAACGGAAGGGCTATTGCCGTAAGAGTTGGTAAAGTAGAAAATACTTCTGTAATTACCGGCGGAATCGGTACGCTTACTTTCTCATATGCCAGGGTATTCACAAACAACTCTGTAATTAAGGTTTTTGTAAACGATATGCAATATGGCGCTGATATTGTAGTATCTTCTACAACTCCGGCTGTTTATTCTGAACCTATAAATGTTGCCGGTAATGCTACAATCAGGATTGAAAACAGCGGTAATAGGTCGGTTATAGACGATATTGCATGGACATGCTACAGCGACTCTGCAAGGCCTGCTCAAACATTTAGCGCTCCCGTTAAAGAAGAAGGTGTAAAGCTTTACCCTAACCCGACTGACGGTAAATTTAACGTGGCACTGCCCGAAGGTAATGAAAGCGCGCAGGTTGAGGTTTTCAATACAATGGGTAAACTGGTACTTTCTAAAAAAGTAAATGCCAATGAGCCTGTTGATATGAGCAGCGCCGGAAAAGGAATGTACATGGTAAATGTAACTGCTGCCGGAAAAACAACATCTAAAAACGTTGTTATAAAATAA